In Acetonema longum DSM 6540, the DNA window CTATGGAGGACACCAGATCTGTAATGGATCGATGCGCTAATGGGGTCCTGGCGTGCTTAGGCGATGAAGATTATCCTTACGCAGTTCCACTTAACTATGTCTATTTCAATGGGAAAATCTATTTTCATTCAGCCAAAGCTGGACATAAAATCGATGCTATTACGAAAAACCCAAAGGTATCTTTTTCAGTAATCGATGAAGATACGATAGTAAGTGAAGAATATACTACTTATTTTCGTAGCGCCATTGCTTTTGGAAAAGCAAGAATTGTAGAAGGTGATGAATGGCTAGGAGCTTTTGAAGCTTTAGTTGAAAAGTATTCGGGAGATCAGCCGGAAGAAGCCAAACATAAGGAAATACGCGGATGTACGCGATCTTATATTATTGCAATTGACATCGAGCACATAAGTGGAAAGGAAGCCATTGAATACGTCAGGGCTAAAAAGTAATTCACTATTCGGTTTCTTCCTTACCGGGCAAATGCAGCCAAACAGCAATTTTTACGGAACCCCCGTCCGTTCAAAACAGCCCCAAAACTATAACCTGAATCTAGAGAAATGCTTATGAAGAAAAA includes these proteins:
- a CDS encoding pyridoxamine 5'-phosphate oxidase family protein, which gives rise to MFREMRRGKQLLSMEDTRSVMDRCANGVLACLGDEDYPYAVPLNYVYFNGKIYFHSAKAGHKIDAITKNPKVSFSVIDEDTIVSEEYTTYFRSAIAFGKARIVEGDEWLGAFEALVEKYSGDQPEEAKHKEIRGCTRSYIIAIDIEHISGKEAIEYVRAKK